A section of the Bacteroidota bacterium genome encodes:
- a CDS encoding N-6 DNA methylase, with amino-acid sequence MAQLDNLEAVEKRLWSSADNLRANSVYASNEYFLPVMGLLFLRHAYNRFLTAKAEIEKTLPSRGGKTRDLTPGDFSGRGALYLQPHARFDYLVGLPDDADRSKAVIEAMESIEKDYKSLEGQLPKVEYQKLDNDVLAQLLRTFNDPALQDAGGDVFGRIYEYFLTKFAGLKAHDDGEFFTPPSIVQMIVNVIEPDHGKVLDPACGSGGMFVQTAHFIEAEHEDPTKRATFYGLEKNETTIRLGKMNLAVHGLEGNIQQAISYYEDHTSNLVGRADFVMANPPFNVDEVDADKVKNDPRLPFGLPGINKKGKVSNANYVWISYFYSYLAEAGRAGFVMSSQASSAGRDEARVRAKLVETGAVDVMMAIRGGFFYTRTVPCELWFLDKGKPADRRDQVLMIDARNVHRKLTRTVYDFTPEQLANLTSLVWLYRGERARFVALVADHLGRSMEAARNCFADHSDRAAFAGALPVLLAAAESLHEQLALFLDTLPNEHEHAETFATYATMRRTLADDIAAFRQETGDAAEALAATDRADLDALWGFLEDEALPFGDGARALLKEIDGFVRLAARVVDACKQDLDAGSHDAFNTTKVNAARKDLDAVRQEAAEQVRRVRYFARQARWLHERFPDGELRDVPGLVKLVDRAEIAANDGSLTPGRYVGVAPPEVDEDFDFEEAMRDLHIELRDLNAEAATLAATISKNFEALGVEV; translated from the coding sequence ATGGCTCAACTCGACAATCTAGAGGCCGTAGAGAAACGCCTATGGAGTAGCGCCGATAATCTCCGCGCCAACTCGGTCTACGCCTCCAACGAGTACTTCCTCCCCGTGATGGGGCTGCTCTTTCTCCGCCACGCCTACAACCGCTTCCTCACGGCGAAGGCCGAGATCGAGAAGACGCTCCCCTCGCGCGGCGGCAAGACCCGCGACCTCACGCCGGGAGACTTCTCAGGACGCGGCGCGCTCTACCTCCAGCCGCACGCGCGCTTCGACTACCTCGTCGGCCTACCGGATGACGCCGACCGCTCGAAGGCGGTGATCGAGGCGATGGAGTCCATCGAGAAGGATTACAAGAGCCTGGAAGGGCAGCTTCCGAAGGTCGAGTATCAGAAGCTCGACAATGACGTGCTCGCGCAGCTGCTGCGGACGTTTAACGACCCGGCGCTCCAGGACGCGGGCGGCGACGTGTTCGGGCGGATCTACGAGTACTTCCTGACCAAGTTTGCGGGCCTCAAAGCGCACGACGACGGCGAGTTCTTCACCCCGCCGTCCATCGTCCAGATGATCGTCAACGTGATCGAGCCGGATCACGGGAAGGTGCTGGACCCGGCGTGCGGTTCGGGCGGCATGTTCGTGCAGACAGCCCACTTCATCGAGGCGGAGCACGAGGACCCGACCAAGCGGGCAACGTTCTACGGCCTGGAGAAGAACGAGACGACGATCCGCCTCGGCAAGATGAACCTCGCCGTGCACGGGCTGGAGGGCAACATCCAGCAGGCGATCAGCTACTACGAGGACCACACGTCCAACCTCGTGGGGCGCGCCGACTTCGTGATGGCGAACCCGCCCTTCAACGTGGACGAGGTGGACGCCGACAAGGTGAAGAACGACCCGCGCCTGCCGTTCGGCCTGCCGGGCATCAACAAGAAGGGCAAGGTCTCGAACGCCAACTACGTCTGGATCTCGTACTTCTACAGCTACCTCGCCGAGGCGGGCCGCGCGGGCTTCGTGATGTCGTCGCAGGCGTCGAGCGCGGGGCGCGACGAGGCGAGGGTGCGCGCCAAGCTCGTGGAGACCGGAGCCGTAGACGTGATGATGGCGATCCGGGGCGGCTTCTTCTACACGCGCACCGTCCCGTGCGAACTGTGGTTTCTGGACAAGGGCAAGCCTGCCGACCGCCGCGACCAGGTGCTTATGATCGACGCGCGGAACGTCCACCGGAAGCTCACGCGCACGGTCTACGACTTCACACCGGAGCAGCTCGCCAACCTGACGAGCCTCGTGTGGCTCTACCGGGGCGAGCGCGCCCGCTTCGTAGCGCTCGTGGCCGACCACCTCGGGCGCAGCATGGAGGCCGCGCGCAACTGCTTCGCCGACCACTCCGACCGGGCCGCGTTCGCGGGCGCGCTGCCCGTGCTCTTGGCCGCTGCGGAGTCGCTCCACGAGCAACTCGCGCTGTTCCTCGATACGCTACCCAACGAGCACGAGCACGCCGAGACGTTCGCCACCTACGCGACTATGCGCCGAACGCTCGCGGACGACATTGCGGCGTTCCGGCAGGAGACGGGCGACGCGGCCGAGGCGCTGGCCGCCACCGACCGCGCCGACCTCGATGCGCTGTGGGGGTTCCTGGAGGACGAGGCGCTCCCGTTCGGCGACGGCGCGCGTGCCCTCCTGAAAGAAATTGACGGGTTCGTACGACTCGCCGCGCGCGTGGTGGACGCCTGCAAGCAAGACCTTGACGCGGGCAGCCACGACGCCTTCAACACGACGAAGGTGAACGCGGCGCGCAAGGATCTCGACGCGGTGCGCCAGGAGGCCGCCGAGCAGGTGCGGCGCGTGCGCTACTTCGCCCGGCAGGCGCGGTGGCTCCACGAGCGCTTCCCCGACGGCGAACTCCGCGATGTGCCGGGCCTCGTGAAGCTCGTGGACCGCGCCGAGATCGCGGCCAACGACGGTAGCCTCACGCCAGGACGCTACGTGGGCGTGGCCCCGCCCGAGGTGGACGAGGACTTCGACTTCGAGGAGGCCATGCGCGACCTGCACATTGAACTACGCGACCTCAACGCCGAGGCTGCCACCCTCGCGGCGACCATCAGCAAAAACTTTGAGGCGTTGGGGGTAGAGGTATGA